In Paludibaculum fermentans, the genomic stretch CCGTATGTCGATCCGGAGTATGCGGCCACTGTCGCCGGGTGCGAGGCGCATCGGGGCGTGGCGCTGCAGGCGGCGCGCGAGACGATGACGCTGCTGAAGAACGAAGGCGGCCTGCTGCCGCTGGACCCTGGGGCCGTCAAGACGATTGCGGTGATTGGCCCGAACGCCGACCGTCCGATGCTGGGGGGCTATAGCGGCAAGCCCGTGTACTGTTCGACGGTGCTGGAGGGGATTCGAGCCCGCGCCGGCAAGGGCATGAAGGTTCTCTATAGCGAGGGCTGCAAGATCACGCAGCCGGGGTCATGGAACCAGGATGAGGTGCTTCCATCGGATCCGGCGGAAGACCGCACGCTGATCGCGGCGGCGGTCCGGACGGCCCGCAAGGCGGACGTGATCGTGCTGGCGATCGGCGGCAACGAGCAGACTTCGCGGGAGGCGTGGTCGCTGCAGCACATGGGCGACCGGACGAGCCTGGACCTGATTGGACGCCAGGACGAACTGGTGCGTGCCATGCTGGCGCTGGGCAAGCCGGTGGTGGTTCTGCTGTTCAACGGGCGTCCGTTGTCGATCCGCGAGGTGGCGGAGACGGTGCCGGCGGTGCTGGAGTGCTGGTATCTGGGCCAGGAGACGGGTACGGCGGTGGCCGAGGTCCTGTTCGGCGATGTCAATCCCAGTGGCAAACTGCCGATCACGATTCCGCGCTCAGCCGGGCACGTGCCAGCCTACTACAACCACAAACCGTCGGCCCGGCGCGGGTACCTGTTCGACGAGGTTTCCCCGCTGTTTGCATTCGGCTTCGGGCTGAGCTACACGACCTTCGAGTTCTCAGCGCCTCGGCTGGCGAAGAAGAGCATGCGGATAGATGGCTCCACGCGGGTTTCGGTGGATGTGAAGAATACCGGGACACGCGAGGGCGCGGAGGTTGTCCAGTTGTATATTCGCGACGTGGTCAGCTCAGTGACGCGGCCGGTGAAGGAGCTGAAGGGCTTCCAGCGCGTTGTGCTGCAACCGGGCGAGGCGCGCACTGTTGCTTTCGAAATCACACCGGAACTGCTGGCCTTCTGGGACGTGAACATGCGTTTCACCGTGGAGCCGGGCGCGTTCGAGTTGATGACCGGGAACTCGTCACGCGATTGCGACCTGCAGAAAGTCACGTTGCGGGTGAATTGATCCGATCTCCGAAAGAGGCACCACGATGGCAGAGAGCACACAGAAGCTTGCGGTCCGCGAGAAGCTCGGATACGCCTGCGGCGATATCGCTACGAACTTCTTCTTCCAGTCGATGATCCTGTACCAGACCCGTTTTTATACGGACACGGTGGGGATATCGGCGGTCGCGGTGGGATCGATGTTCCTGGTGCTCCGGCTTGCGGATGCCATTTTCGATCCGATTATTGGCGCCCTCTCTGACCGCACTCAGACCCGCTGGGGTAAGTTCCGTCCCTGGATCCTGGGCACTGCCCTGCCCTTCGGCCTGATCTTCTGGCTGGTCTATGTTTCACCCGACTTCGGGCCGCAAGGGAAGCTGATCTACGCCTACCTTACCTATTCGCTGGTGATGATCCTTTACTCGGCGAACAACACGCCTTACGCCGCGCTGATGGGGGTGATGACTCCGGATGTGAGCGAGCGGAACAACGTCGCCCGCTATCGCTTCGTCGGCGCGCTGATTGGCCAGTTCCTGATCCAGGCGCTGCCTTTGCCCCTGGTGGCCAAGTTGGGTGGCGGGAATCCCGCGCGGGGCTGGGCCCTGACGATGGGGATTTTCGGCGGCCTCATCGTGCTGCTGAACCTGGTCACGTTCGCCACCACGCGTGAGCGTGTTCAGCCGGATCCGCGGCAGAAGTCGGATCTGCGCTCCGATCTGAGGAACGTGTTCACCTGTGGACCGTGGATCGTGATGTTCGTCCTGACACTGCTGATCTTCACGATGCTGGTGGTCAGGGGGAGTTCCTCGAACTACTTCTTCGCGTACTACCTCGACCAGCAGCAGATACGGTCCTTCCTCTCGGGCTTCGGCCTGGCCGGCACTGCCGGTCCGGTTACCGGTTGGCGCACGGTATTGGACTCACTGGGCCTGCTGGTGAACCCGGATGGCTCGAACGCCTCGGCGGTCGGGCTGAGCCTGTTCTTCGTGGCCGGGAGCCTGGTTCAGATCGTGGGGATCCTCTTCTCGAAGCCGCTGGCCGACCGTTTCGGCAACAAGGCGGTCTTCATCGCCGGCATGTTCGTGACGATGGTCGCCACGCTGCTGGTCTTCTTTGTCGGGCCGATGCAGATCCAGTTGATGTTCGCGCTGAGCATCCTGTGGGCGATCGGATGGGGTCCGACGGTCCCGCTGCTTTGGGTGATGATCGCCGATGTGGCGGACTACTCGGAATGGAAGACGTCGCGGCGGGCAACCGGATTCATGTTTGCCGGGGTCCTGTTCGCGCTGAAGGCCGGGCTCAGCCTGGGCGGGGCTTTGAGTGCCTGGGTGATCGACGCGTTCGGGTATGTCCCGAATGCGGTGCAAACGGAACGGGCGCTGCTGGGGATCCGCCTGGGCGCGAGCGTGTATCCAGCAATTGCGATGGCTCTTGGGCTGGTCTGCCTCGCCAGTTACAAGATCGGGAAGAAGATGAATATCCAGATCCAGGAAGAACTCACTGAGCGGCGGAAGAAGTTCGCCTCCGCTTAGAGGCTGGTTCCACATCGACCGGAATGCGCAGGGGAAGACCCTTGCCGCGGGCCTCAGGAATCCTATGACTCGAACACGTGTACGATTCGCACTTGCGCTGCTGGTGGCCGGAGCCTTCGCTTTCGGGCAACCCGCCGCGATCCAGCAGCAACTCACCTTCACGCCTTATCACGCGAACGGCATCTACGAGGTGAACGAGGTGGTGGGCTGGACCGTCACTCCGGGACCGGTCGCGCCAACCTATGCCTACAAGTGGACCGTCCGCCGGAACAATGCGGTGGTTCTCAAGGAGGGCAAGCTGGACCTTTCCTCGGGTAAGGACAAGATCGAAGTCACGTCGGATGAACCGGCGATGATCTATGTCGCGATCGAGCCGTATGCGGAGTTGGCCCTCGCCGGTGCGGAGAAAGCTGTTCCTGCCACATTCGTTGGCGGCAATACCGGCCGCAACAACGGGCTTTACGCTGTCGGCGCCGCGGTCTCTCCGACGAAGATCGGGCTGTCCACAGCGGCTCCCGGAGACTTCGGTTCCTTCTGGGAGGCCAAGCTGGCGGCGCAAGCCAAAATCGCGATCAATCCGCAGTTGACTCCTGTACAGACGGAGGTACCGGGCGTCGAGATGAGCATGTTTGTGCTGGATGCCCTGGGATCCAAGGCGCATGGGTACGTGGCGAAACCGGCGAAGGAGGGCAAGTTCCCGGCGTTGATCCAACTGCAGTATGCAGGCGTCTACGCGCTGAATGCACGCGCGGTGGCTCAGCGGGCGGCGAGCGGCTGGCTGATGCTAAATGTCGATTCGCACGACAAGCTGCCTTCGGACCCGTCCGGCAACATCCCGAGGAACTACCAGGCGATCGGCAACACCGACCCGGAGCAGTCCTATTTCCTCAACATGTACCTACGGGATTCGCGAGTGTTGGATTACCTGCTGACCCGCCCTGACTGGGATGGCAAGACGATTGTCCTGACGGGTGGCAGCATGGGCGGCCAGCAGACGCTCGTGCTGGCGGGCTTGCGGCCGGAGAAGATCACCGCCGCCCTGGTGTGTGTACCGGCCGGCGCGGATACGAATGGAGCTTTGCACGGCCGCAAACCCGGCTATCCCAACTGGCCATCCGACAATCCCGAAGTCATGAAGACCGCGCTGTATTTCGATCCCGTCAACTTTGCACCGCGCATCCAGGCGGTGGTGATGGCGGGCATCGGCTTCATCGACACGATCTCGCCGCCAGCGGGCATCTGGACGGTGTTGAACCAGATACCCGGGCCCAAGGAACCGCTGCCGCTGCTCGAATCGGAGCATGACAACCTGACGCCGCAGAAGGGGCGGGCCTGCCCCGAACGAACCCGGGAGCTGCTCGATCTGATGGTGAGCGGAGGCGTGTTCAAGCCGAACGGAATCAGGCCGTAGGGCAGGGTCAGCCAGCGATTTCGAAGATTGCCTCGAGCTCGACCGGCACTCCCAGCGGCAGGCTTGCCACTCCAAACACGAGGCGTACGGAGACCTTGTCCTGTCCGAAGATGTCGCGAAGGAGTTCCGAGGCGGCATCGGCGATTTTGGGTTGGTCGACTGGTTCGCCATCGGCGGCGATGTACACTCCGAGCCGGACAACGCGGGTGACGCGGTCGAGTGACCCAAGCGCCTGCCTGGCGACGGCGAGTACGTTGAGAGCCGCGGCGTAGGCAGCGCTTGCGCCTTGTTCCGCGGTCAACTCCCTTCCGACGCGGCCGCGGAACTTCGCTTCGTGGCCCACCGTGGGGAGCATGCCGCTGAGGAACAGGAGATTGCCTGTTCGAACCGCGGGCACGTAGGCGCCAAACGGAGTCGGAGCGGACGGCAGATCAATGCCAGCCGCCGCGAGTCTGTCTTCAGCGTTCCCTGACGAGGGATGGCGCCCTTCCTGATCGATTTGCTTCTGCATTGATCTGCCTCCTTGGGCAACTTCTTCCTGAGTGTGCAGCCGCCTGCAAGGGCCAGGCTGTTTGCTGGCCTGGTCTAAACCAGGTGAATGGCGACATCGACATTGCCGCGGATGGCCTTGGAATAGGGGCACGTCTGGTCAGCGGAGTCGACCAAGGCCTGGGCGACTTCACGGTCCAAGCCCGGCAGGCTCACGTTCAGGCGTGCGCGAAGAGAATAGGCGCCATCACGGAGGCAGAGGTCTACTTCGCTGTCGATGGCCATGTCGGCTGGCAGAGTGACTCGCCGCTTGGTGGCCGCGATCCCAATCGCGCCCTCGAAGCAGGCCGCCCAGCCGGCGGCGAAGAGCTGTTCCGGATTTGTGCCCGTGCCGAGGACTCCCGGCGTGGAGAGCCTGACATCCAGGCGGCCATCATCGCTGCGCGAGACGCCGTGATCGCGTCCACCCGTGGTGTGGACCTTGGCCGTGTAGAGGACCTTCTCGAGTTGAGTCATGATTTGAACTCCGTTGTGGGCAGCTCCGGGGTCACTTTTGCCGACGCTTACCACTTGCCGCTGTGAGCGCCGCCGTCCACGTGCAGTACCTCACCCGTGATCTGGCGAGCCTCGGTCAAATACACAACGGCACTGGCCACTTCTTCAACGGTGGAGATTGTCCCCATGGGCGAAAGGGTCTTCAGGAAGTCCTTCGGGTTGTTGGCGTGGAGCGGGGTGTCGACGACACCGGGCGCCACGGCGTTGAACCGGATGTGCTCCTTTGCGTACTCGGTCGCCAGGTTCTTCAGCACCGCCTCCAACCCGCCTTTGGTGATCATTGACAGGGACACAGGCATACCAGCGATAGGATTCTCAATCATTGACGTCGTGATGGCCACGACGCTGCCGCCGGCCTTCTGCGCCTGCATCTGCTTCACCGCCAGCTGCGTGATGTAGATGAAGCCTTCGAGGTTGGTGGAGACCAGGGCGCGGAAATCCTCCTGCGTGTACTCGGTGAACGGCTTCACCAGGAAGATGCCGGCATTCGCGAC encodes the following:
- a CDS encoding glycoside hydrolase family 3 N-terminal domain-containing protein, which gives rise to MKNTPKSGSVAVRSAGKTKAPAYRDPKLAPERRTKDLLGRMTLEEKAAQMICVWQQKAEKLVDAEGRFDPAKARAAFKKGHGLGQVGRPSDAGKGLDARQMAELTNAIQKFFVEESRLGIPVVFHEECLHGQAAIGGTSFPQPIGLGATFDPALAESLYTMTALEARARGAHQALTPVVDVARDPRWGRVEETFGEDPFLVSRMGIAAVRGFQGDATFRDKTRLIATLKHFAAHGQPESGMNCAPANVSERVLRETFLYPFEQAIRHGGAISIMPSYNEIDGLPSHANRWLLRDVLRKEWGFQGYAVSDYYAIWELSYRPDTHGHFLAEDRKQACKLAVEAGVNIELPEPDCYLHLVELVRKGVLKEAQLDELVAPMLLWKFRMGLFDDPYVDPEYAATVAGCEAHRGVALQAARETMTLLKNEGGLLPLDPGAVKTIAVIGPNADRPMLGGYSGKPVYCSTVLEGIRARAGKGMKVLYSEGCKITQPGSWNQDEVLPSDPAEDRTLIAAAVRTARKADVIVLAIGGNEQTSREAWSLQHMGDRTSLDLIGRQDELVRAMLALGKPVVVLLFNGRPLSIREVAETVPAVLECWYLGQETGTAVAEVLFGDVNPSGKLPITIPRSAGHVPAYYNHKPSARRGYLFDEVSPLFAFGFGLSYTTFEFSAPRLAKKSMRIDGSTRVSVDVKNTGTREGAEVVQLYIRDVVSSVTRPVKELKGFQRVVLQPGEARTVAFEITPELLAFWDVNMRFTVEPGAFELMTGNSSRDCDLQKVTLRVN
- a CDS encoding MFS transporter, with protein sequence MAESTQKLAVREKLGYACGDIATNFFFQSMILYQTRFYTDTVGISAVAVGSMFLVLRLADAIFDPIIGALSDRTQTRWGKFRPWILGTALPFGLIFWLVYVSPDFGPQGKLIYAYLTYSLVMILYSANNTPYAALMGVMTPDVSERNNVARYRFVGALIGQFLIQALPLPLVAKLGGGNPARGWALTMGIFGGLIVLLNLVTFATTRERVQPDPRQKSDLRSDLRNVFTCGPWIVMFVLTLLIFTMLVVRGSSSNYFFAYYLDQQQIRSFLSGFGLAGTAGPVTGWRTVLDSLGLLVNPDGSNASAVGLSLFFVAGSLVQIVGILFSKPLADRFGNKAVFIAGMFVTMVATLLVFFVGPMQIQLMFALSILWAIGWGPTVPLLWVMIADVADYSEWKTSRRATGFMFAGVLFALKAGLSLGGALSAWVIDAFGYVPNAVQTERALLGIRLGASVYPAIAMALGLVCLASYKIGKKMNIQIQEELTERRKKFASA
- a CDS encoding acetylxylan esterase, with the protein product MTRTRVRFALALLVAGAFAFGQPAAIQQQLTFTPYHANGIYEVNEVVGWTVTPGPVAPTYAYKWTVRRNNAVVLKEGKLDLSSGKDKIEVTSDEPAMIYVAIEPYAELALAGAEKAVPATFVGGNTGRNNGLYAVGAAVSPTKIGLSTAAPGDFGSFWEAKLAAQAKIAINPQLTPVQTEVPGVEMSMFVLDALGSKAHGYVAKPAKEGKFPALIQLQYAGVYALNARAVAQRAASGWLMLNVDSHDKLPSDPSGNIPRNYQAIGNTDPEQSYFLNMYLRDSRVLDYLLTRPDWDGKTIVLTGGSMGGQQTLVLAGLRPEKITAALVCVPAGADTNGALHGRKPGYPNWPSDNPEVMKTALYFDPVNFAPRIQAVVMAGIGFIDTISPPAGIWTVLNQIPGPKEPLPLLESEHDNLTPQKGRACPERTRELLDLMVSGGVFKPNGIRP
- a CDS encoding RidA family protein, with the translated sequence MQKQIDQEGRHPSSGNAEDRLAAAGIDLPSAPTPFGAYVPAVRTGNLLFLSGMLPTVGHEAKFRGRVGRELTAEQGASAAYAAALNVLAVARQALGSLDRVTRVVRLGVYIAADGEPVDQPKIADAASELLRDIFGQDKVSVRLVFGVASLPLGVPVELEAIFEIAG
- a CDS encoding organic hydroperoxide resistance protein is translated as MTQLEKVLYTAKVHTTGGRDHGVSRSDDGRLDVRLSTPGVLGTGTNPEQLFAAGWAACFEGAIGIAATKRRVTLPADMAIDSEVDLCLRDGAYSLRARLNVSLPGLDREVAQALVDSADQTCPYSKAIRGNVDVAIHLV
- a CDS encoding SDR family NAD(P)-dependent oxidoreductase, which encodes MANNQKTVIVTGASQGIGAGVVKAFLSRGYNVVGTSRNATKSKELSASDSLALVDGDIGQPETAQKAADLAVKRFGSIDAVVANAGIFLVKPFTEYTQEDFRALVSTNLEGFIYITQLAVKQMQAQKAGGSVVAITTSMIENPIAGMPVSLSMITKGGLEAVLKNLATEYAKEHIRFNAVAPGVVDTPLHANNPKDFLKTLSPMGTISTVEEVASAVVYLTEARQITGEVLHVDGGAHSGKW